The Dreissena polymorpha isolate Duluth1 chromosome 4, UMN_Dpol_1.0, whole genome shotgun sequence region ctggaaaattgattttcaatgtgtaaaagttgttatttatttgattgtTATCCATGTCAGAGTATTAATTACGACAATCATTCTCATGAGTTCCTGTGTtcgttggaaagtaggtcatgtttattccaggatgatgctatgattttaattacgtaacacacaattatgttagtttgtttatggattaatagtagctttatcaaatctTTTATATGCCGCTTACAgggtattttttaataaaatgtaaaaatatttaaagaacaacatgagcaagagttttgttttatgcccccggatctaaagatcaggggcatattgtttttgtcctgtatgtctgtcattcattgtgtgagtatcccaaaactttaaccttggttaaagttttgcaataacttttgcattattgaagatagcaacttgatataaggcatgcatgtgtatctcatggagctgcaaatttgagtggtgaaggtcaaggtcaaggtgatccttcaaggtcaaatatatggcttcaagtggcgcaatagggggcgttgtgattctgacaaacacatctcttgtttcattaaGTTACTTTTTTTTCGAACAAGTACATGCGCAAAGTAACAAATCTAGCAaacaatcagaagggccgataagTATGTGACAATTGTACATGAAcgagattactacagggagctaagtctagccagtattttgtcaaaatgttttcgatttaaatgcagttttcgatGTTATGAccaataatacacatttaactatagattgacatataacacatgcgtgattttgtattttttactttcaaAATTCGTATGTATACATTAAGAGGGCTGATACTATGGATAGATATGCTATAAGAAAAATTTACCAAGTATTGTGCTGTTGCTGTGGGTTGTAGTTTTAGTGGGTCAAGGTCACTCATGTCTTGGTGTTTTTTGAAAATAGTCGTGTTTCTTGTTAGAATGGATTGCATGATATGAAAACATCTACTGCAGTATTCCAGTAgtgaaaagtatttaaaaatgcTTCTTGCTGGattataatttatgaaaacagtTGATTTACTTTGGCATCCTCAATCACTCCTCAAACATTTAAAGGAAAGTTTAAGCTCTgaatttgttcaatttttatttgCTGTTATTTTTTGAAGCTCCACAATATGCAAGTTTTGCTAGGAATAGCTTAAGAGCTTTCTTTAAAATCTAAAATATGTAGTCTCCATATAAAATTGACCGCACAAAACAAGTTTGGtaacttaaatgtgaaatttgttaaaattaaaatgaccAGATAGGGTAGCATACAGCAGTCCtacagtcagtctgtctgttagtCAGGCATTTTGTTTTCCGCAGGTTTTTAACGCAAAGCTTTCAGATAATGAGcttatttttggtatgtgagtctttCTACATGAACTTTAGATTAAGCGTGAGTAACCTATCAGACaaatgatttttatgtcccccactatagtagtggggggaaatattgttttgttgccctgtctgttgggttggttggtctgttggtctgttggttggtttgcgccatgtttaacattttgcaataacttttgctatattgaagatagcaacttcatattggcatgcatgtgtatctcatgaagctgcacattttgagtggtgaaagatcaaggtcatggtcattcttcaaggtcagaggtcaaatatatgtggccaaaatcgctcattttatgaatacttttgcaatattgaagatagcaacttggtatttggcatgcatgtgtatctcatggagctgcacattttgagtggtgaaatgtcaaggtcaaggtcatccttcacaaggtcaaggtcatcctacaaggtcaaacatcatatagggggacattgtgtttcacaaacacatcttgttatacttagaaaattgaaaattttggttaagttttgtgtttaggtccattttattcctacagtatcaaagctattgcttttatacttgcaacacttactaactatcataaggggactgtgcaggcaaagttatgtagctctgactggcattttgacagaattatgtgccctttttatacttagaaaattgaaaattttgttaagtttgttttttaggtccactttattcctacagtatcaaagctattgctttcatacttgcaacacttattaactatcataaggggactgtgcaggcaaagttatgtaactctgactggcatttggacggaattatgggccttttatacttagaaaatttaagtataaattacttatattccctccccccccccccccccccccccccccccccccccccccgaaattttgttgttgtttttgcatttGTTTCCGCATTTTTGGGAGATATTGTAATAAATGTccgcaccctcacactatacacccctcttcactccacctctcccttcttgtgatttaaattgagagtcccttcaccttaaaaagaaaatagatgagcggtctgcacccgcaaggcggtgctcttgttaagggTTGGCCTACAGCAACTTTTCACAGCAATTTGTTAAACGGTCATGATGTACTGCTTGCGCAGGAACCATTTTtttctggtcgtctcgatcgaatttTTTAGTGTTCTGCAGTTATGGGTTAAAAAagttacgaaacactatatttggcattcgaattcagcgtcaaaatcgtttctgctagattgggttttttttttttttaaattaaagaaaaaaaagcgCTATGGTTAAGAAGGccacaaaaatgagtgcgaggggtaaaaaaaaaaaataatttttttttccatttaaaaaaataggtgcggcaaatccgatgaccaacagatcaatttggagtggccttagttatttttttttcgaaaacggAACTGGAACAGAACTCAGAAATTGCATATTAGAAACAGGCATCAAGGGCAATGCTTAAACTCTTATCCGTTTGTTATCAGTATTGACTGCACTGTCTATTCTCGAActacacttaaagcacatgcattaagaccagttttcccagaatgggcTAATGTATTTTTCAGTGAGAAACTCTACATGGACATGGCTGACCTGCTGGGTCAGAGGGTTACAAGGACGTGGGCTATGAGTATGTGAATATTGACGACTGCTGGATGGCACGACAGAGAGATGCTAACGGGGCACTAATGCCTGATCCTGACAGGTTCCCTAGGCGGGATAAAGGCACTGGCAGATTATGTATGTACATAGTACTTTTTACTGGTGACTTGTGGCCAATGCTTGAAGTGAGCCACAatctgagaaaacagggtttaatgtatgtgcatagtgTTATTGTAGGTAAAACACTTAAAGCCTTAACTTTTCGCTaaaagtgacttcctttaaacaaaaatacaataaaggtgGGAAAATGTCCTCACTGACCAGCCTGTCAAGTTTTGTTCCTTAATGAAACACACtacacttatttttttatatgtaacATTATAAACAAACTACTGTTTATGGTCAACacaatttacattttaaacatgATATGAGTATGTGAGTGAAAAATGCTTGACAGTCAAGCTTTGAAACTTATGTATATGTGTACCTTATTTATATGTAAGATTTAGGGGCACACTTCAAGCCCTCAATTTTTCAGGACTTTTTCCTCAATACTTGGTAATATACAAACTCAATGTTGAATTGATTTAAAGGTACATGCCAAAGGCCCTGAAGCTGGGTATCTATGAGGATTTTGGAACAATGACCTGTGGGGGATACCGGGTAGCAAGTTCTACATGCAGAAGGACGCTGAAACCTTTGCCTCCTGGGGCATTGACATGTTGAAACTGGACGGATGTTACACAGACACTGGAGATATGGAATTTGGTACTTAAGCTAGGTGATGACACCTTTTATGTGTAAATAGATCCATATAGgcagtatgttattattatgGATTTTTTGTCTGACAAACATTGTTATGGGTTATAGTTCAAGAATGAAGTAAAAAACTAAAATCTGGATCATGCAATAAGTCAAGTTGTAAACACGGTAAGTTGATGAAACCTTGGGTGTGGATTGAGGAGCATGTTAAACTATGTACTGGTATGTTATTTCAGTTTTGTTGTAATACAAaatttgtggttgctatggcaacatatgatattttataaaaattatgaaATGTGGATCCTGTGATTACTCAAATAGTATGTTAGTAACTTAAAGGTTGATGAAACTTTGTATGTGAGTGACAGTGAATAGAGGGCCATATAGGGGAATGGGCAGGTTATTATAGTGTAGGCTGTCTTTTCAAAAAATCTAGAACACGATAACCTAACAAGTACTGGAGC contains the following coding sequences:
- the LOC127878698 gene encoding LOW QUALITY PROTEIN: alpha-galactosidase A-like (The sequence of the model RefSeq protein was modified relative to this genomic sequence to represent the inferred CDS: inserted 2 bases in 2 codons), which translates into the protein MAYAIQLLAVSVLASALVYVVVSLDNGLALTPPMGWLSWERYRCNTDCKTDPDICIGEKLYMDMADLLXSEGYKDVGYEYVNIDDCWMARQRDANGALMPDPDRFPRRDKGTGRLCMYMPKALKLGIYEDFGTMTCXGIPGSKFYMQKDAETFASWGIDMLKLDGCYTDTGDMEFGT